Within the Paenibacillus pabuli genome, the region CAAAATTACGCGGGCTAACAACCGCTCTCCTTTTCGATTTGTGAAACGGGAGGAAGAGATTAAATTATAGAAATACGGACACACTGGTGGACATGGAGCGCTTACTGCGCCTGATGCCCCGGTGTGTTTTTTTGTTTTTATCCTATAAAATCCCCGGGGAATGAACAACAGAAACGGGGACAGCGTAATGAGAATAAAAATTAAAATCAGATGCAAACAGTGCGGAGAGCGGTTTACGCTGCGCGGTAAAAAAGAAAGAGGGCGGATTGAGACCGGATTTAAGCAGTGTCTGTGTGATAATCGGGATCAATTTGAAATTGAAGAAGACGGCGGTGCGTCATGGATTCAAATGAACTAAATGGCTCGTAAAGAGTCAAACATTGTGCCGGCTGGAAAACCGATGCATAAGAGGACTTTCTTCGATCCACAATATAGACAGTGGTTTAGATGAAAGGAGACTCTACCGATGTATAAACGTTTAAGTTCAGTCATGTTTCCGATATTTGCAGTACTGCTGATCGGTGCCCTTGTTTGGGGATACCAGGAGAACCAGGAGAAAAATGCGATCTTGATCAAAGCGGAGAATCAATATCAGCGTGCGTTTCATGATTTGTCCTTCCATATGGACAAGCTGCATTCCGAAATCGGCAATACACTGGCGGTGAACTCCACTTCCCAAGGGATGCACCGCAAAGGTCTGATGAATGTGTGGCGGCTTACCAGCGAGGCGCAAAATGAAATTAACCAATTGCCACTGACGATGCTGCCTTTTAACGAGACGGAGGAATTTCTTTCTCGAATCTCAAACTTTGCTTATCAGGCATCCATGCGTGATCTAACCAATGAACCACTAAGTGAGAAGGAAGTGGGCAACCTGAAAAGGCTGTACCAGAATTCCTCCGAGATCACTAAAAACCTGCAGGAAGTCCAGCAAAAAGTACTTTCTGACCGCTTGCGCTGGATGGATGCCGAAACGGCTATGGCGACTGAAGAAGAAACGATGGATAACACCATTGTCGATGGATTTCGCACGGTAAACAAAAAAGTACAGGAGTATCCTGAACTTGACTGGGGGCCTTCGGTATCCAGCATTTATGCAAAGCGTTCAGTCAAGAAGCTGGATGGCATTCCGGTGTCGAAAGAACAAATTCAAAGCAAAGCTGCCGAATTCTCGAATGCGGACAGCAATAAAATCCAGGTTCAGGAGAATGGTAAAGGTACAGATTGGGAGTCCTATACCGCTACGATCAATCAAGGCAAAGAAAGCAAATTGATGATGGACTTCACCCGCAATGGGGGCATGCTGATTTCCTACAGTGATACTAGACCGATCGGGGCGAAAAAGGTATCGCGTTCCGATGCCATGGCCAAAGCGGATCAATTTCTCGTCAATAAAGGCTACAAAGACATGAAAGCAGTAAACTACGATGAGTACGGTAACTTAGCAAATTTAACGTATGTTCGCAAACAAGGGGACACTCTGATCTATCCGGAGAAAATGTCTGTACGTGTTGGTCTGGATACCGGAGAGGTTACAGGCTTTCAGGCAAGTGATTATGTCTATGAGCATCAGAAACAACGGAAGATTCCGAAAGCGGCTCTTACCGAAGCACAGGCTCGCAAAAAGCTTAATCCTGAATTTGAGGAGAATTACGCACGTAAATCATTGATTGAGAATGATTACAGCAAGGAAGTATTGTGTTATGAATTCGGTGGACGTATCAACGGTACGAAATACCGAATTTATATCAACGCCGATACAGGGCTTGA harbors:
- the ypeB gene encoding germination protein YpeB, yielding MYKRLSSVMFPIFAVLLIGALVWGYQENQEKNAILIKAENQYQRAFHDLSFHMDKLHSEIGNTLAVNSTSQGMHRKGLMNVWRLTSEAQNEINQLPLTMLPFNETEEFLSRISNFAYQASMRDLTNEPLSEKEVGNLKRLYQNSSEITKNLQEVQQKVLSDRLRWMDAETAMATEEETMDNTIVDGFRTVNKKVQEYPELDWGPSVSSIYAKRSVKKLDGIPVSKEQIQSKAAEFSNADSNKIQVQENGKGTDWESYTATINQGKESKLMMDFTRNGGMLISYSDTRPIGAKKVSRSDAMAKADQFLVNKGYKDMKAVNYDEYGNLANLTYVRKQGDTLIYPEKMSVRVGLDTGEVTGFQASDYVYEHQKQRKIPKAALTEAQARKKLNPEFEENYARKSLIENDYSKEVLCYEFGGRINGTKYRIYINADTGLEEAVEEIKPVNATS